One Rissa tridactyla isolate bRisTri1 chromosome 4, bRisTri1.patW.cur.20221130, whole genome shotgun sequence DNA window includes the following coding sequences:
- the LOC128909197 gene encoding galanin receptor type 1-like, with amino-acid sequence MEEQEDNFVLSLGANTSKCSPETNQTRAPTCWSGATRGGPEVVIVPVLFGLIFLLGMVGNTLVLVVLGRLRPGGRPSRSATNIFILNLSIADFSFLLFCVPFQATIYSLPEWIFGAFFCKWVHYLAMATMLVSIFTLVAMSVDRYIAVVHAKRSSCIRSKRNAALGVGVIWLLSLLIAIPVAQHQALMSGHQQAPNSSFCWEHWADGSTAKQMYKITILLVGYLLPLVLITCCYAKVLYHLHTKVKNISKKSERSKKKTAQTVLLVVAVFLLSWLPHHIITMWAEFGQFPLNNISFTFRIISHCLAYGNSCINPIIYAFLSENFRKACRQVFTCKFFLRPVPTEKLVRIRMENFSTTHSTTNM; translated from the exons ATGGAGGAGCAGGAAGACAACTTTGTGCTTTCCCTCGGAGCCAACACCAGCAAGTGCAGCCCTGAGACTAACCAAACACGGGCTCCAACATGCTGGTCAGGAGCAACCAGGGGTGGCCCAGAGGTGGTGATTGTACCGGTGCTTTTTGGCttgattttcctcctgggaatgGTGGGAAACACATTggtgttggttgttttggggCGCCTCCGGCCTGGGGGACGCCCATCACGCAGTGCTACCAATATCTTCATCCTGAACTTGAGCATTGCAGActtctcctttctgctcttcTGCGTTCCCTTCCAGGCCACCATCTACTCCCTGCCAGAGTGGATCTTTGGTGCCTTCTTTTGCAAATGGGTTCACTACTTGGCCATGGCAACAATGCTGGTCAGCATCTTTACTCTGGTGGCTATGTCTGTCGACAGATACATTGCTGTGGTCCATGCCAAGCGTTCATCCTGCATCCGCAGCAAGCGCAACGCTGCCCTCGGCGTAGGTGTCATTTGGCTGCTGTCTCTACTCATTGCCATCCCTGTAGCCCAGCACCAGGCCCTCATGAGTGGTCATCAGCAAGCACCCAACAGCTCCttctgctgggagcactgggcagaTGGTTCAACAGCCAAGCAGATGTACAAGATTACCATCCTGCTGGTGGGATACCTCCTGCCCCTGGTGCTCATCACCTGCTGCTATGCCAAG GTTTTATACCATCTCCATACGAAAGTAAAGAACATCTCCAAGAAGTCAGAGAGATCAAAGAAGAAG ACAGCGCAGACAGTGCTTCTCGTGGTTGCTGTgttcctgctctcctggctgccaCACCACATCATCACGATGTGGGCAGAGTTTGGGCAGTTTCCCCTGAACAACATCTCCTTCACGTTCCGCATCATCTCTCACTGCTTAGCCTACGGGAACTCTTGCATCAACCCCATCATTTACGCTTTCCTCTCGGAAAACTTCCGCAAGGCCTGCCGGCAAGTCTTTACCTGCAAGTTCTTCCTGCGGCCAGTTCCCACTGAGAAACTGGTCAGAATACGCATGGAGAACTTCTCTACCACACACTCGACCACCAACATGTAA
- the DDX28 gene encoding probable ATP-dependent RNA helicase DDX28, whose amino-acid sequence MALRRGGTAVALPLLLPPRRQTATRAAAGGQPPENVVRVPWALRLRLQRGARRRQGQAAAAAVGRRPGKLLLRSRRPELSQPRWQTVGRWERPQLVSAGWKHRKACGDYFQLEPSQDAAPALQAPPSEAGQGASFAEMGLQPSLLAGLEGLSIGRPTAVQRLAIPALRRGRSALCAAETGSGKTLAYLLPLLDGLLSRPEGPAAEEAEAAASPRGLVVLPSRELAAQVGAVAAALCRPAGLQVRGLTGGGAAGGLRRQLRAAPPGAAVLLGTPGAVREALRRRFLALGRLRWMVLDEADALMDESFAEPLEEILAHAPLAAGAPGPTGPGEARTQVVVVGATFPAGLSQTLGKFTDVGQFVTLATQSLHRLPPHVQQKFVRLKGRDKLPELLQLLKERPATGGAVLIFCNSASTVNWLGYILDDHKIKHLRLQGQMSAAARAGIFASFQKGDVSVLVCTDLASRGLDTSSVQLVVNYDFPDTLQDYLHRVGRVGRVGSKAPGAVVSFVTHRWDVDLVRKIETAARKRTGLPGMDSSINNRPPKGG is encoded by the coding sequence ATGGCGCTGAGGCGCGGCGGGACGGCAGTCGCCTtaccgctgctgctgccgccgagGCGGCAGACAGCcacccgggcggcggcgggcgggcagccccCTGAGAACGTGGTGCGCGTCCCCTGGGCCCTGCGGCTGCGCCTGCAGCGGGGCGCGCGGCGCCGGCaagggcaggcggcggcggcggcggtgggtcGGCGGCCCGGGAAGCTGCTGCTGCGGAGCCGGCGGCCGGAGTTGAGCCAGCCCCGCTGGCAGACGGTGGGGCGCTGGGAGCGGCCGCAGCTGGTGTCAGCGGGCTGGAAGCATAGGAAGGCCTGCGGGGACTACTTCCAGTTGGAGCCCTCGCAGGACGCGGCTCCCGCCCTGCAGGCACCGCCGTCTGAGGCGGGGCAGGGCGCGTCCTTCGCCGAGATGGGGCTGCAGCCGTCGCTGCTGGCCGGCCTGGAGGGCCTGTCCATCGGCCGCCCCACGGCGGTGCAGCGCCTCGCCATCCCCGCGCTGCGCCGCGGCCGCAGCGCCCTCTGCGCCGCCGAGACCGGCAGCGGCAAGACGTTGGCCTacctgctgccgctgctggaCGGGCTGCTCTCCCGCCCCGAGGGGccggcggcggaggaggcggaggcggcggcgtCGCCCCGCGGGCTGGTAGTGCTGCCGTCGCGGGAGCTGGCGGCGCAGgtcggggcggtggcggcggcgctgTGCCGGCCGGCCGGGCTGCAGGTGCGCGGGCTgacgggcggcggggcggcgggcgggctgcgGAGGCAGCTgcgggcggcgccgccgggcgCCGCCGTGTTGCTGGGCACCCCCGGGGCGGTGCGGGAGGCGCTGCGGCGGCGCTTCTTGGCCCTGGGGCGGCTGCGCTGGATGGTGCTGGACGAGGCGGACGCCCTGATGGACGAGTCCTTCGCGGAGCCACTGGAGGAGATCCTGGCACATGCGCCCCTGGCCGCCGGTGCCCCCGGGCCGACTGGCCCCGGCGAGGCGAGGACCCAGGTGGTGGTGGTTGGAGCCACCTTCCCCGCAGGACTGAGCCAGACGCTGGGGAAGTTCACCGACGTGGGCCAGTTCGTCACGCTCGCCACCCAGAGCCTCCACCGCCTGCCACCCCATGTCCAGCAGAAGTTTGTCCGCCTAAAAGGCCGGGACAAGCTGCCTGAACTACTGCAGCTACTCAAGGAGCGCCCAGCTACTGGGGGGGCTGTTCTCATTTTCTGCAACAGTGCCAGCACTGTCAACTGGCTGGGCTATATCCTGGATGATCACAAGATCAAGCACCTGAGGTTGCAGGGACAGATGTCAGCAGCTGCTAGAGCTGGCATTTTTGCCTCCTTCCAGAAGGGTGACGTGTCTGTCCTTGTCTGCACTGACCTTGCCTCACGGGGGCTGGACACCAGCAGTGTGCAGTTAGTGGTCAACTATGACTTCCCAGACACCCTGCAGGACTACCTGCACCGCGTGGGACGGGTTGGACGGGTGGGAAGCAAGGCACCTGGAGCCGTGGTTAGTTTTGTCACCCATCGGTGGGATGTCGACCTGGTGCGGAAAATAGAGACTGCAGCCCGGAAAAGGACAGGTCTCCCAGGCATGGACTCCTCCATTAATAACCGTCCACCTAAAGGAGGTTGA